A portion of the Rhinolophus sinicus isolate RSC01 linkage group LG03, ASM3656204v1, whole genome shotgun sequence genome contains these proteins:
- the LOC109436122 gene encoding dehydrogenase/reductase SDR family member 2, mitochondrial isoform X1, giving the protein MFKSVAQARRGSLTLAASLFLRSISSRANDKGKLANKVAVIAGSTNGIGFAIARRLAQDGAHVVVSSRKQQNVDRAVAALQGEELSVTGTVCHVGKAEDRERLVATALEHYGGVDIMVCVAGVNPLVGSTLGSSEQVWDKILSVNVKAPALLLSQLLPHMEKRRGGSVVLVSSIGAYIPEAKLGAYNISKTAILGLTKTLSVELAPKNIRVNCLVPGFIETNFSQVLYEDPSLWNSMTRLYGIQRIGQPEDCAGLVSFLCSPDASYITGENILVAGFSPQL; this is encoded by the exons ATGTTTAAGTCAGTGGCCCAGGCCAGGAGGGGATCCCTGACACTTGCAGCCTCACTCTTTCTGAGGAGCATCAGCAGCAGAGCCAATGACAAGGGGAAACTGGCCAATAAGGTCGCAGTGATCGCTGGGTCCACAAACGG GATCGGCTTCGCCATCGCCAGGCGTCTGGCCCAGGACGGGGCCCACGTGGTGGTCAGCAGCCGGAAGCAGCAGAATGTGGACCGGGCTGTGGCAGCGCTGCAGGGGGAAGAGTTGAGCGTGACGGGCACTGTGTGCCACGTGGGGAAAGCTGAGGACCGGGAGCGGCTGGTGGCCACG GCCTTGGAACACTATGGGGGTGTCGACATCATGGTGTGTGTGGCAGGGGTCAATCCCTTGGTGGGAAGTACCTTGGGAAGCAGTGAGCAAGTCTGGGACAAG ATCCTGTCCGTCAATGTGAAggccccagccctgctgctgAGCCAGCTGCTGCCCCATATGGAGaagaggag GGGAGGCTCTGTGGTTCTGGTTTCCTCAATTGGGGCATACATACCAGAAGCT AAACTAGGGGCCTACAATATCAGTAAAACAGCCATTCTGGGACTCACCAAGACCCTGTCAGTGGAGTTGGCACCAAAAAACATCCGGGTTAACTGCCTGGTGCCAGGATTCATTGAGACAAACTTCAGCCAAGTG CTATATGAGGACCCAAGCCTTTGGAACAGTATGACGAGACTCTATGGCATACAGAG GATAGGGCAGCCTGAGGACTGTGCAGGCCTCGTGTCCTTCCTGTGCTCTCCAGATGCCAGCTACATCACCGGCGAGAATATCTTGGTGGCTGGATTCTCCCCTCAGCTCTGA
- the LOC109436122 gene encoding dehydrogenase/reductase SDR family member 2, mitochondrial isoform X2 yields MFKSVAQARRGSLTLAASLFLRSISSRANDKGKLANKVAVIAGSTNGIGFAIARRLAQDGAHVVVSSRKQQNVDRAVAALQGEELSVTGTVCHVGKAEDRERLVATILSVNVKAPALLLSQLLPHMEKRRGGSVVLVSSIGAYIPEAKLGAYNISKTAILGLTKTLSVELAPKNIRVNCLVPGFIETNFSQVLYEDPSLWNSMTRLYGIQRIGQPEDCAGLVSFLCSPDASYITGENILVAGFSPQL; encoded by the exons ATGTTTAAGTCAGTGGCCCAGGCCAGGAGGGGATCCCTGACACTTGCAGCCTCACTCTTTCTGAGGAGCATCAGCAGCAGAGCCAATGACAAGGGGAAACTGGCCAATAAGGTCGCAGTGATCGCTGGGTCCACAAACGG GATCGGCTTCGCCATCGCCAGGCGTCTGGCCCAGGACGGGGCCCACGTGGTGGTCAGCAGCCGGAAGCAGCAGAATGTGGACCGGGCTGTGGCAGCGCTGCAGGGGGAAGAGTTGAGCGTGACGGGCACTGTGTGCCACGTGGGGAAAGCTGAGGACCGGGAGCGGCTGGTGGCCACG ATCCTGTCCGTCAATGTGAAggccccagccctgctgctgAGCCAGCTGCTGCCCCATATGGAGaagaggag GGGAGGCTCTGTGGTTCTGGTTTCCTCAATTGGGGCATACATACCAGAAGCT AAACTAGGGGCCTACAATATCAGTAAAACAGCCATTCTGGGACTCACCAAGACCCTGTCAGTGGAGTTGGCACCAAAAAACATCCGGGTTAACTGCCTGGTGCCAGGATTCATTGAGACAAACTTCAGCCAAGTG CTATATGAGGACCCAAGCCTTTGGAACAGTATGACGAGACTCTATGGCATACAGAG GATAGGGCAGCCTGAGGACTGTGCAGGCCTCGTGTCCTTCCTGTGCTCTCCAGATGCCAGCTACATCACCGGCGAGAATATCTTGGTGGCTGGATTCTCCCCTCAGCTCTGA